The following proteins come from a genomic window of Gossypium raimondii isolate GPD5lz chromosome 5, ASM2569854v1, whole genome shotgun sequence:
- the LOC105766108 gene encoding uncharacterized protein LOC105766108 isoform X2, producing the protein MGNCQAIDAAALVIQHPSGRLERLYWPIPVSEVMKMNPGHYVSLIIPLPVSQEEEANHHQDRDTVRFTRVKLLRPTDTLTLGHAYRLITSQEVMKFMRAKKYAKTKRESMKKLQHHGQDNLTSGGKSDAHITNQVWLSLIFQICSSQLSNL; encoded by the exons ATGGGGAATTGCCAAGCCATCGATGCGGCGGCCTTGGTCATTCAGCATCCCTCCGGGAGGCTTGAGAGGTTATATTGGCCCATTCCCGTCAGTGAAGTTATGAAAATGAATCCCGGTCATTACGTTTCTCTCATCATTCCCTTGCCTGTTTCCCAAGAGGAGGAAGCCAACCATCATCAAGATCGAGATACAGTGCGTTTCACCCGTGTTAAGCTCCTCCGCCCCACCGATACTCTTACCCTCGGCCACGCTTATCGCCTTATCACTTCTCAAG AGGTCATGAAGTTCATGAGAGCCAAGAAATATGCAAAAACCAAAAGGGAATCCATGAAAAAATTGCAGCACCATGGACAAGACAACCTAACTTCAGGAGGAAAGTCTGACGCACACATCACCAACCAAGTATGGCTCTCACTTATCTTTCAAATATGTTCTTCCCAACTAAGCAATCTGTGA
- the LOC105766108 gene encoding uncharacterized protein LOC105766108 isoform X1, with translation MGNCQAIDAAALVIQHPSGRLERLYWPIPVSEVMKMNPGHYVSLIIPLPVSQEEEANHHQDRDTVRFTRVKLLRPTDTLTLGHAYRLITSQEVMKFMRAKKYAKTKRESMKKLQHHGQDNLTSGGKSDAHITNQELKNERQISRTSSVNAASMRSKSWRPSLQSISEAVG, from the exons ATGGGGAATTGCCAAGCCATCGATGCGGCGGCCTTGGTCATTCAGCATCCCTCCGGGAGGCTTGAGAGGTTATATTGGCCCATTCCCGTCAGTGAAGTTATGAAAATGAATCCCGGTCATTACGTTTCTCTCATCATTCCCTTGCCTGTTTCCCAAGAGGAGGAAGCCAACCATCATCAAGATCGAGATACAGTGCGTTTCACCCGTGTTAAGCTCCTCCGCCCCACCGATACTCTTACCCTCGGCCACGCTTATCGCCTTATCACTTCTCAAG AGGTCATGAAGTTCATGAGAGCCAAGAAATATGCAAAAACCAAAAGGGAATCCATGAAAAAATTGCAGCACCATGGACAAGACAACCTAACTTCAGGAGGAAAGTCTGACGCACACATCACCAACCAA GAACTAAAGAATGAAAGACAAATCTCACGGACATCATCTGTGAACGCTGCTTCAATGAGGTCAAAATCATGGCGGCCATCATTACAGAGCATCTCTGAGGCTGTAGGCTAA
- the LOC105766107 gene encoding protein PLASTID REDOX INSENSITIVE 2, chloroplastic — translation MASSSCSLVSIHPPSTPAKIPTSTILILRNAGLILNPPPPPPSFSTLSSKPISVKPFLSALRASHSQKYVYHDPIPKFAEAETQKFKAELFNKLSKDKDKFGDDLDSVIDVCVKIFNDFLHNEYGGPGTLLVEPFTDMFVALKEKKLPGAPVAARASLLWAQNHLDHDWEVWNSNSPK, via the exons ATGGCGTCTTCTTCGTGTTCGTTGGTCTCTATTCACCCACCCTCAACTCCCGCCAAAATTCCAACCTCCACCATTCTTATCCTGCGAAACGCCGGCCTTATCCTAAACCCGCCTCCTCCTCCTCCCTCTTTTTCAACCCTCTCTTCAAAACCCATCTCCGTAAAACCGTTCCTTAGCGCTCTCAGAGCCTCGCATTCCCAGAAATACGTTTACCATGACCCTATCCCTAAGTTTGCTGAAGCC GAGACCCAGAAGTTTAAAGCTGAGCTTTTCAACAAGTTATCCAAAGACAAAGACAAATTTGGTGATGACCTTGATTCTGTCATTGACGTTTGCGTTAAG ATATTTAATGATTTCTTGCACAATGAGTATGGAGGACCTGGAACACTGTTGGTGGAGCCTTTCACAGATATGTTTGTAGCTTTGAAGGAGAAGAAATTACCTGGAGCACCTGTTGCTGCTCGGGCATCCTTGTTATGGGCCCAAAACCACCTTGATCATGATTGGGAGGTTTGGAACTCAAACTCTCCCAAATGA